One Pantoea trifolii DNA segment encodes these proteins:
- the mtgA gene encoding monofunctional biosynthetic peptidoglycan transglycosylase: MSKSKGTLGKRIKVLIAKVLLAWLGIWLAGILLFAFLPVPFSAVMVERQIGAWFTGRFDYVAHSDWVGMDEISPWMALAVIASEDQKFPEHWGFDVDAIQSVLDNDGNERMRGASTLSQQTAKNLLLWDGRSWLRKGLEAGLTVGIETVWTKRRILTVYLNIAEFGDGVFGVEEASQRYFHKPASRLTMSEAALLAAVLPNPIRFRADAPSGYTRQRQQWIMRQMRQLGGEGFLNRYKLH; this comes from the coding sequence ATGAGCAAGAGTAAAGGGACACTGGGAAAACGTATTAAAGTGCTGATTGCTAAAGTGCTGCTGGCCTGGCTTGGCATCTGGTTAGCGGGCATTTTGCTGTTTGCATTTTTACCGGTACCGTTCTCGGCGGTGATGGTGGAACGGCAAATCGGCGCCTGGTTTACCGGGCGTTTTGATTATGTGGCGCACTCGGATTGGGTCGGCATGGACGAGATCTCGCCATGGATGGCATTAGCGGTTATCGCCTCTGAAGATCAAAAGTTCCCTGAGCATTGGGGCTTTGATGTTGATGCTATCCAGTCAGTGCTGGATAACGATGGCAATGAACGCATGCGCGGCGCTTCAACCCTTTCGCAGCAGACGGCGAAAAACCTGTTGCTGTGGGATGGTCGCAGCTGGTTGCGTAAAGGGCTGGAAGCAGGATTAACGGTGGGAATCGAAACCGTGTGGACTAAGAGGCGTATCCTGACGGTTTATCTCAATATCGCAGAATTTGGCGACGGCGTGTTTGGCGTGGAAGAGGCTTCACAGCGCTATTTCCACAAACCCGCCAGCCGTCTGACGATGTCTGAAGCGGCATTACTGGCAGCGGTTCTGCCCAATCCGATCCGTTTCCGCGCTGATGCGCCTTCAGGCTACACGCGGCAGCGCCAGCAGTGGATTATGCGGCAGATGCGCCAGTTGGGCGGCGAAGGTTTCCTCAACCGATACAAGCTGCATTGA
- the npr gene encoding PTS phosphocarrier protein NPr, producing the protein MTVKQTVEIRNKLGMHARPAMKLFELVQSFDAEVLLRNESGTEAEASSVIALLMLDSAKGGHIEIEASGPQEEQALAAVIELFEAGFDED; encoded by the coding sequence ATGACCGTGAAGCAAACCGTTGAGATTCGTAACAAGCTGGGCATGCACGCGCGCCCGGCAATGAAGCTGTTCGAGCTGGTGCAGAGTTTTGATGCTGAAGTGTTGCTGCGTAACGAATCGGGCACCGAAGCCGAAGCCAGCAGCGTGATTGCGCTGCTGATGCTCGACTCAGCGAAAGGCGGCCATATTGAGATTGAAGCCAGCGGCCCGCAGGAAGAGCAGGCGCTGGCAGCGGTTATAGAACTGTTTGAAGCGGGCTTTGACGAAGATTAA
- the rapZ gene encoding RNase adapter RapZ, giving the protein MVLMIVSGRSGSGKSVALRALEDMGFYCVDNLPVVLLPELANTLTERNISAAVSIDVRNMPESPEVFEAALNNLPDTFSPQLLFLDTDRNTLIRRYSDTRRLHPLSSKNLSLESAIDEENDLLEPLRSRADLIIDTSEMSVHELAEMLRTRLLGKRERELTMVFESFGFKHGIPIDADYVFDVRFLPNPHWDPKLRPMTGLDRPVAAFLDRHTEVHNFIYQTRSYLELWLPMLETNNRSYLTVAIGCTGGKHRSVYIAEQLADYFRSRGKNVQSRHRTLEKRKS; this is encoded by the coding sequence ATGGTGCTGATGATCGTTAGCGGTCGGTCAGGCTCAGGAAAATCAGTCGCGCTGCGTGCCCTTGAAGATATGGGCTTTTACTGTGTCGACAACTTGCCGGTGGTTTTGCTGCCGGAGCTGGCGAATACCTTAACCGAACGCAATATCTCTGCGGCGGTCAGCATTGACGTGCGCAACATGCCGGAATCACCGGAAGTCTTTGAAGCCGCGCTCAACAATCTGCCTGATACCTTCTCGCCGCAACTGCTGTTTCTCGATACCGATCGCAACACGCTGATTCGCCGCTACAGCGATACGCGTCGTCTGCATCCGCTCTCCAGCAAAAATCTGTCGCTGGAGAGTGCTATCGATGAAGAGAATGATCTGCTGGAGCCGCTGCGCTCACGCGCCGATCTGATTATCGATACCTCCGAGATGTCGGTTCATGAATTGGCGGAGATGCTGCGCACGCGCCTGCTGGGCAAGCGCGAGCGTGAACTCACCATGGTGTTTGAGTCATTCGGCTTCAAACACGGCATTCCAATCGACGCCGATTATGTCTTCGATGTGCGCTTCCTGCCGAACCCGCATTGGGATCCCAAACTGCGTCCGATGACCGGCCTGGATCGTCCGGTTGCCGCCTTCCTCGATCGCCACACCGAAGTACATAACTTTATCTATCAAACGCGCAGCTACCTGGAACTGTGGCTGCCGATGCTGGAAACCAACAACCGCAGCTATCTCACCGTCGCCATCGGCTGTACTGGCGGGAAGCACCGCTCAGTGTATATCGCTGAACAATTGGCGGATTATTTCCGTTCACGCGGTAAAAACGTGCAATCTCGTCATCGCACTCTGGAAAAACGTAAATCATGA